The following proteins are encoded in a genomic region of Comamonas resistens:
- a CDS encoding FAD-binding oxidoreductase, which yields MSHEKFLDELISTLGADVAQRGADVPERYHTDWSGTPPQRPLALVRPRSTQEVSAVLRLCTAHKVAVVPQGGLTGLAGAAVPSQGAIALSLERMNTIESTDTRAGLMQVQAGVTLQAVQEAAVAVGMVFGVDLGARGSCQIGGNVATNAGGNGVLQHGMMREQVLGLEAVLADGTVLPMLRPMIKNNTGYDLKQFFIGAEGTLGVVTRVLLRLRPAPQATATTLVAMPDFDAALAVLKRMQSRFGNSVAAYELMWDSFVQASLSWLKLSAPFAERHPLLALINVDGKNESQLQGDVQQVLEEAMEAGEVLDAIVAQSVAQAQTLWKLREAPAELNNNMHPAINFDVSLPQADIGRFAQACEAAFSARWPAKHALYFGHVGDGNLHVSVDGKTVGGECNAVEAELYRLVGEFQGSVSAEHGIGLHKKPYLQASRTPQELAVMRSIKQALDPLGLMNPGKVFD from the coding sequence ATGTCACACGAAAAATTTCTCGATGAACTGATTTCCACCCTGGGTGCCGACGTGGCGCAGCGCGGCGCCGACGTGCCCGAGCGCTACCACACGGACTGGAGCGGCACGCCGCCGCAACGCCCCCTGGCGCTGGTGCGTCCGCGCAGCACGCAGGAGGTCAGCGCGGTGCTGCGCCTGTGCACGGCCCACAAGGTGGCCGTCGTGCCCCAGGGCGGGCTCACGGGCCTGGCCGGCGCCGCCGTGCCCAGCCAGGGCGCCATTGCCCTGTCGCTGGAGCGCATGAATACCATCGAGAGCACCGACACCCGCGCCGGCCTGATGCAGGTGCAGGCCGGCGTCACGCTGCAGGCCGTGCAGGAAGCGGCCGTGGCCGTAGGCATGGTCTTCGGCGTGGACCTGGGCGCGCGCGGCAGCTGCCAGATCGGCGGCAATGTCGCCACCAATGCGGGCGGCAACGGCGTGCTGCAGCACGGCATGATGCGCGAGCAGGTGCTGGGCCTGGAGGCGGTGCTGGCCGACGGCACGGTGCTGCCCATGCTGCGGCCCATGATCAAGAACAACACGGGCTACGACCTCAAGCAGTTCTTCATCGGTGCCGAGGGCACGCTGGGCGTGGTTACGCGCGTGCTGCTGCGTCTGCGCCCCGCGCCCCAGGCCACGGCCACCACGCTGGTGGCCATGCCCGATTTCGACGCGGCCCTGGCCGTACTCAAGCGCATGCAATCGCGCTTCGGCAACAGCGTGGCGGCCTACGAGCTGATGTGGGACAGCTTTGTGCAGGCTTCGCTGTCCTGGCTCAAGCTCAGTGCGCCGTTCGCCGAACGCCATCCGCTGCTGGCGCTGATCAATGTGGACGGCAAGAACGAATCCCAGCTGCAGGGCGACGTGCAGCAGGTGCTCGAGGAAGCCATGGAGGCCGGCGAAGTGCTGGACGCCATCGTTGCCCAGTCCGTGGCCCAGGCGCAGACGCTGTGGAAGCTGCGCGAGGCGCCGGCCGAGCTCAACAACAATATGCATCCGGCCATCAACTTCGACGTGAGCCTGCCTCAGGCCGACATCGGCCGGTTTGCCCAGGCCTGCGAAGCCGCGTTCAGCGCGCGCTGGCCGGCCAAGCATGCGCTGTACTTCGGCCATGTGGGCGACGGCAATCTGCACGTCTCGGTGGACGGCAAGACCGTGGGCGGTGAATGCAATGCCGTGGAAGCCGAGCTCTACCGCCTGGTGGGCGAATTCCAGGGCAGCGTCTCGGCCGAGCACGGCATAGGCCTGCACAAAAAGCCCTATCTGCAAGCCAGCCGCACGCCGCAGGAACTGGCCGTGATGCGCTCCATCAAGCAGGCGCTGGACCCTTTGGGCCTGATGAATCCAGGAAAGGTTTTCGACTGA
- the hutG gene encoding N-formylglutamate deformylase, translating to MSPSIPPFIFHQGTAPLLISMPHTGTHVPADIAAKLTPEGREVHDTDWHMPALYDFAKALGASILVATHSRYVIDLNRPPDGASLYPGQSVTGLCPVDTFDDTPLYASKADEPDDAEIARRREAWWQPYHGQLRAELDRIKSVHGTAMLWDAHSIRSVLPRFFEGKLPDLNLGTADGKSCDPALAQQLLDIARQAPGHTSVLNGRFKGGYITRNYGQPEQGFHAVQLEMTQSSYMQEHMPFDYLPEVAARIQPTMQRMLQAMLAFAHSRKA from the coding sequence ATGAGCCCATCCATCCCCCCCTTCATCTTCCACCAGGGCACGGCACCGCTGCTGATCTCCATGCCTCATACCGGCACCCATGTGCCGGCCGACATTGCCGCCAAGCTCACGCCCGAGGGCCGCGAGGTCCATGACACGGACTGGCACATGCCCGCGCTCTATGACTTCGCCAAGGCGCTGGGCGCCTCCATCCTAGTAGCCACGCATTCGCGCTATGTGATCGACCTTAACCGTCCGCCCGATGGCGCCAGCCTCTATCCGGGCCAGAGCGTCACGGGCCTGTGCCCGGTAGACACTTTCGACGACACGCCGCTGTACGCCAGCAAGGCGGACGAGCCGGACGACGCCGAGATCGCGCGTCGCCGCGAGGCCTGGTGGCAGCCCTACCACGGCCAGCTGCGCGCCGAGCTGGATCGCATCAAGAGCGTGCACGGTACGGCCATGCTGTGGGACGCGCACAGCATCCGCTCGGTGCTTCCGCGCTTCTTCGAAGGCAAGCTGCCCGACCTGAACCTGGGCACGGCCGACGGCAAGAGCTGCGACCCCGCGCTGGCCCAGCAGCTGCTGGATATTGCCAGGCAGGCTCCCGGCCACACCAGCGTGCTCAACGGCCGCTTCAAGGGCGGCTACATCACGCGCAACTATGGCCAGCCCGAGCAGGGCTTCCACGCCGTGCAGCTCGAAATGACGCAGTCCAGCTACATGCAGGAGCACATGCCCTTCGACTATCTGCCAGAAGTCGCGGCACGCATCCAGCCCACCATGCAGCGCATGCTGCAGGCCATGCTGGCTTTCGCGCACTCGCGCAAGGCTTGA
- the hutU gene encoding urocanate hydratase: MNANDAILQAAADPRYDASRVIRAPHGSQLHCKNWLAEAAYRMLQNNLDPDVAENPKALVVYGGIGRAARNWECFDEILAQLKKLEADESLLIQSGKPVGVFKTHPDAPRVLLANSNLVPKWATWEKFNELDQKGLFMYGQMTAGSWIYIGSQGIVQGTFETFVEAGRQHYNNDLTGKWILTAGLGGMGGAQPLAATLAGACSLNIECKQSSIDFRLRTRYVDKQAKDIDDALALIKHHTEKGEAVSIALLGNAAEILPELVKRAKAGGPRPDIVTDQTSAHDLINGYLPVGWTVAQWEAAAADPGQHARLSKAAAQGCAQHVQAMLDFQAMGIPTVDYGNNIRQVAFDEGVKNAFDFPGFVPAYIRPLFCEGKGPFRWVALSGDPEDIYKTDAKIKELFPENKHTHRWLDMARERIAFQGLPSRICWLGLGERHKAALAFNEMVKNGELKAPIVIGRDHLDCGSVASPNRETEAMKDGTDAVSDWPLLNALLNTAGGATWVSLHHGGGVGMGYSQHAGVVIVADGTDEAAKRLGRVLWNDPATGVMRHADAGYEIAVEASKRHGLNLPMVK, encoded by the coding sequence ATGAACGCCAACGACGCCATCCTCCAAGCCGCAGCCGATCCCCGCTACGACGCCAGTCGCGTCATCCGCGCTCCCCACGGCAGCCAGCTGCATTGCAAGAACTGGCTGGCCGAGGCCGCCTACCGCATGCTGCAGAACAACCTGGACCCCGATGTGGCCGAGAACCCCAAGGCCCTGGTGGTCTACGGGGGCATCGGCCGCGCGGCGCGCAACTGGGAATGCTTTGACGAAATCCTGGCCCAGCTCAAGAAGCTGGAGGCCGACGAGTCGCTGCTGATCCAGTCGGGCAAGCCCGTGGGCGTGTTCAAGACCCATCCCGACGCACCGCGCGTGCTGCTGGCCAACTCCAACCTGGTGCCCAAGTGGGCCACCTGGGAGAAGTTCAACGAGCTGGACCAGAAGGGCCTGTTCATGTACGGCCAGATGACGGCCGGCAGCTGGATCTACATCGGCAGCCAGGGCATCGTGCAAGGCACCTTCGAGACCTTTGTCGAGGCCGGCCGCCAGCACTACAACAACGACCTGACCGGCAAGTGGATTCTCACGGCCGGCCTGGGCGGCATGGGCGGCGCCCAGCCCCTGGCCGCCACCTTGGCCGGCGCTTGCTCGCTGAACATCGAGTGCAAGCAGAGCAGCATCGACTTCCGCCTGCGCACCCGCTATGTGGACAAGCAGGCCAAGGACATCGACGACGCGCTGGCCCTGATCAAGCACCACACCGAAAAGGGCGAGGCCGTCTCCATCGCCCTGCTGGGCAATGCGGCCGAAATCCTGCCCGAGCTGGTCAAGCGCGCCAAGGCCGGCGGCCCTCGCCCCGACATTGTGACCGACCAGACCTCGGCCCACGACCTGATCAACGGCTACCTGCCCGTGGGCTGGACCGTGGCGCAGTGGGAAGCCGCTGCCGCCGACCCCGGCCAGCATGCGCGCCTGAGCAAGGCCGCCGCCCAGGGCTGCGCCCAGCATGTGCAAGCCATGCTGGACTTCCAGGCCATGGGCATCCCCACGGTGGACTACGGCAACAACATCCGCCAGGTGGCGTTCGACGAAGGCGTGAAGAACGCCTTCGACTTCCCCGGCTTCGTGCCCGCCTATATCCGCCCGCTGTTCTGCGAGGGCAAGGGCCCGTTCCGCTGGGTAGCGCTGTCGGGCGATCCCGAGGACATCTACAAGACCGACGCCAAGATCAAGGAGCTGTTCCCCGAGAACAAGCATACCCACCGCTGGCTGGACATGGCGCGTGAGCGCATCGCCTTCCAGGGCCTGCCCTCGCGCATCTGCTGGCTGGGCCTGGGCGAGCGCCACAAGGCGGCCCTGGCCTTCAACGAGATGGTCAAGAACGGCGAGCTCAAGGCCCCCATCGTCATCGGTCGCGACCACCTGGACTGCGGCTCCGTGGCCAGCCCCAACCGCGAAACCGAAGCCATGAAGGACGGCACCGACGCCGTCTCCGACTGGCCGCTGCTCAACGCCCTGTTGAACACGGCGGGCGGCGCGACCTGGGTCAGCCTGCACCATGGCGGCGGCGTGGGCATGGGCTACTCCCAGCATGCGGGCGTGGTCATCGTGGCCGACGGCACCGACGAAGCCGCCAAGCGCCTGGGCCGCGTGCTGTGGAACGACCCGGCCACGGGCGTGATGCGCCATGCGGATGCGGGCTACGAGATTGCCGTGGAGGCGTCCAAGCGCCATGGGCTGAACTTGCCGATGGTGAAGTAA
- a CDS encoding purine-cytosine permease family protein, with the protein MSIETNAPVSTGPIETRTIDMVPERERHGSPSSQFTLWFGANMQITAVVDGALAVVFGAEATTAILGLLIGNILGGIVMALHSAQGPRLGLPQMISSRVQFGVKGAALPLLLVILMYLGFAATGTVLSGQAINLMFGFSTPAAGIIIFGALTALVAVVGYKLIHVVGRISTVVGILGFGYLAWQLCHQYDVASAFGQKPFTWTSFLTAMALSAGWQMTFAPYVADYSRYLPSKTSTAATFWTTFGGSVISAQLAMTFGTLVAALGGNFIKNQVGFLGELAGPLAVVIYLVIVTGKLTVNCLNAYGGVMTMLTTVSAFNDKKQFSPATRLVYILGFVLLTVLVALLASSNFLATFKNFVLLLLTVFVPWSAVNLVDYYLISKEKVDIPALYNSQGRYGAYNGVALFSYVLGIVVQIPFINQAMYEGPLAKAMGGADISWIVSLIVTSLVYYPLAKKTMKVPDQMIYPADQAGTSNSSGKAAYLNTASA; encoded by the coding sequence ATGAGCATTGAGACAAACGCGCCGGTTTCGACCGGTCCCATCGAAACCCGAACCATAGACATGGTTCCCGAGCGGGAGCGCCACGGTTCGCCCTCCAGCCAGTTCACCCTCTGGTTCGGTGCCAATATGCAGATCACGGCCGTGGTCGACGGCGCCCTGGCCGTGGTCTTCGGCGCCGAGGCCACGACGGCCATACTCGGCCTGCTGATAGGCAACATCCTCGGCGGCATCGTCATGGCGCTGCACTCGGCCCAGGGCCCGCGCCTGGGCCTGCCGCAGATGATTTCCAGCCGCGTGCAGTTCGGCGTCAAGGGCGCGGCCCTGCCTCTGCTGCTGGTCATCCTCATGTACCTGGGCTTTGCGGCCACGGGCACGGTGCTCTCGGGCCAGGCCATCAATCTGATGTTCGGCTTCAGCACCCCGGCCGCCGGCATCATCATCTTCGGCGCGCTGACAGCCCTGGTGGCCGTGGTCGGCTACAAGCTGATCCACGTGGTGGGCCGCATCTCCACCGTGGTCGGCATCCTGGGCTTCGGCTACCTGGCCTGGCAGCTGTGCCACCAGTACGACGTGGCCAGCGCCTTCGGCCAGAAGCCCTTCACCTGGACCAGCTTTCTGACGGCCATGGCCCTGTCGGCCGGCTGGCAGATGACTTTCGCGCCCTATGTGGCCGACTATTCGCGCTATCTGCCGAGCAAGACCTCGACGGCCGCCACCTTCTGGACTACCTTCGGCGGCAGCGTGATCAGCGCCCAGCTGGCCATGACCTTCGGCACGCTGGTGGCGGCCCTGGGCGGCAACTTCATCAAGAACCAGGTCGGCTTCCTGGGCGAGCTCGCGGGCCCGCTGGCCGTGGTGATCTATCTGGTCATCGTGACCGGCAAGCTCACGGTGAACTGCCTCAACGCTTATGGCGGCGTCATGACCATGCTGACCACGGTCAGCGCCTTCAACGACAAAAAGCAGTTCTCGCCCGCCACCCGCCTGGTCTACATCCTGGGCTTTGTGCTGCTCACGGTGCTGGTGGCCCTGCTGGCCAGCTCCAACTTCCTGGCCACCTTCAAGAACTTCGTGCTGCTGCTGCTCACGGTGTTCGTGCCCTGGAGCGCCGTCAACCTCGTGGACTACTACCTGATCTCCAAGGAGAAGGTGGACATCCCCGCGCTCTACAACAGCCAGGGCCGCTACGGCGCCTACAACGGCGTGGCCCTGTTCAGCTATGTGCTGGGCATCGTCGTGCAGATCCCGTTCATCAACCAGGCCATGTACGAAGGCCCGCTGGCCAAGGCCATGGGCGGCGCCGACATCTCCTGGATCGTGAGCCTGATCGTCACCTCGCTCGTCTACTACCCGCTGGCCAAGAAGACCATGAAGGTCCCCGACCAGATGATTTACCCGGCCGATCAGGCCGGCACCTCCAACAGCAGCGGCAAGGCCGCCTACCTGAACACCGCATCCGCCTGA
- a CDS encoding HutD/Ves family protein: MQRFDLNQIAPSPWKNGGGSTREIVCFPPGAGMDSFAWRISVAMISQAGPFSAFPGIDRQIMLLDGDGVQLVSAAAGIDHALQQRWQPFAFSGDVALDCSLLGGTSTDFNVMTRRGQWSAEVSIHDAAVRPGRSAAGLCLVLQGGFVQGRTLLQAGQGLWWDAAEDAEPLLPHDAHSRLVLVSLHQAA, from the coding sequence ATGCAACGCTTTGACCTGAACCAGATTGCGCCCAGCCCGTGGAAGAACGGGGGCGGCAGCACGCGCGAGATCGTGTGTTTTCCGCCTGGAGCAGGCATGGACAGCTTTGCTTGGCGCATCAGCGTGGCGATGATTTCCCAGGCGGGGCCGTTTTCGGCATTTCCGGGCATAGACCGGCAGATCATGCTGCTGGACGGCGACGGGGTGCAGTTGGTCAGCGCCGCGGCGGGCATAGACCATGCGCTGCAGCAGCGCTGGCAGCCGTTTGCGTTTTCTGGCGATGTGGCGCTGGACTGCAGCCTGCTGGGCGGCACGTCCACCGACTTCAACGTCATGACGCGGCGCGGCCAGTGGTCGGCCGAGGTGAGCATTCATGACGCCGCGGTACGGCCGGGTCGCAGTGCCGCGGGCCTTTGCCTGGTGCTGCAGGGCGGCTTTGTCCAGGGCCGGACCCTGCTGCAGGCCGGCCAGGGCCTGTGGTGGGACGCTGCCGAGGATGCCGAGCCTTTGCTGCCTCATGATGCACACAGCCGGCTGGTGCTGGTGAGCCTGCACCAGGCCGCATAG
- the hutC gene encoding histidine utilization repressor codes for MPSPIRAPSPAAVPAFQRIKDYVLQQIHSGTWQEGDAIPSEAALARQFEVARMTVNRALRELSDEQTLTRVQGSGTFVAQQKYQSTLVQLRNIADEIAARGHRHRGELQKLERCRADAALLRQFELSTAQTLFHSVVVHFENDVPIQVEDRYVNPAVAPDYLTQDFASQTPNAYLTRVAPLQGVQFAIEASMPAADVAELLHMETGEPCLVLRRATRSQGQVASVSALWHPASRYKFTGSF; via the coding sequence ATGCCCAGCCCCATTCGTGCGCCATCTCCGGCGGCCGTTCCGGCCTTCCAACGTATCAAAGACTATGTGCTGCAGCAGATCCACAGCGGCACTTGGCAGGAAGGCGATGCCATTCCCAGCGAAGCGGCCCTGGCCAGGCAGTTCGAGGTGGCACGCATGACGGTCAACCGCGCACTGCGCGAGCTCAGCGACGAGCAGACGCTGACGCGCGTGCAGGGCTCGGGCACTTTCGTGGCCCAGCAGAAATACCAGTCCACCCTGGTCCAACTGCGCAACATCGCCGACGAGATCGCGGCGCGCGGCCACAGGCACCGCGGCGAGCTGCAAAAGCTTGAGCGCTGCCGCGCCGATGCGGCCCTGCTGCGGCAGTTCGAGCTGTCCACCGCCCAGACCCTGTTCCATTCGGTGGTGGTGCACTTCGAGAACGACGTGCCCATCCAGGTCGAGGATCGCTACGTCAATCCTGCGGTCGCGCCCGACTACCTGACCCAGGACTTCGCCAGCCAGACGCCCAACGCCTACCTGACGCGCGTGGCACCGCTGCAGGGCGTGCAGTTCGCCATCGAGGCCAGCATGCCCGCCGCCGACGTGGCCGAGTTGCTGCATATGGAGACCGGCGAGCCCTGCCTGGTGCTGCGCCGTGCCACGCGCTCCCAGGGCCAGGTGGCTTCGGTGTCGGCACTGTGGCATCCTGCCTCCCGCTACAAGTTCACCGGGAGCTTTTGA
- a CDS encoding histidinol-phosphate transaminase: MTDSPIATLARPEARPLPAYNAGLSNEAVRARYGVTDIARLASNENPFGVSPAVRQALAGVADAVGNYPDAHCTALRQAIAERSGMAADRLVFGNGSEDLIKILCEVFLSPGDLVVTQRPVFGLHEIYPRMMGAQVELLELDAELGFDIDAWCAAMAKAPKIAFLPNPSNPVGCMMDVAQFARVLEATPGSTILVVDEAYYEYALHDEDYPDVLAMLAARQGPWIVLRTFSKAWGLAGLRVGYGMADSAAFVQLLDKVRSPFNVNLAAQRAALAAWSDPTHMRSGVATTVALREALRHELKALAAPGGPLQGLRIAPSVANFLFLDIGRPNGPVTEALLRRGVIIKPWKEPGFEHFLRVSIGTEQDNARFVQALLVAMAEPVAV, from the coding sequence ATGACTGACTCTCCGATCGCCACGCTGGCGCGCCCCGAAGCGCGTCCTTTGCCCGCCTACAACGCAGGCCTGTCCAACGAGGCCGTGCGCGCGCGCTACGGCGTCACCGACATCGCGCGCCTGGCCAGCAACGAAAACCCGTTCGGCGTCAGCCCCGCCGTGCGCCAGGCCCTGGCCGGCGTGGCCGACGCTGTGGGCAACTACCCCGATGCCCATTGCACGGCGCTGCGCCAGGCGATTGCCGAGCGCAGCGGCATGGCCGCCGACCGCCTGGTGTTCGGCAACGGCTCGGAAGACCTGATCAAGATCCTCTGCGAGGTGTTTCTCTCGCCCGGCGATCTGGTCGTGACCCAGCGCCCCGTGTTCGGCCTGCACGAGATCTACCCGCGCATGATGGGCGCCCAGGTGGAGCTGCTCGAGCTCGACGCCGAACTGGGCTTCGACATCGACGCCTGGTGCGCGGCCATGGCCAAGGCGCCCAAGATCGCCTTTTTGCCCAACCCGTCCAACCCCGTGGGCTGCATGATGGACGTGGCGCAGTTCGCGCGCGTGCTGGAGGCCACGCCCGGCAGCACCATCCTGGTGGTGGACGAGGCCTATTACGAATACGCGCTGCATGACGAGGACTACCCCGACGTGCTGGCCATGCTGGCCGCACGCCAGGGCCCGTGGATCGTGCTGCGCACCTTCTCCAAGGCCTGGGGCCTGGCAGGCCTGCGCGTGGGCTATGGCATGGCCGACAGCGCCGCTTTCGTGCAACTGCTGGACAAGGTGCGTTCGCCCTTCAACGTGAACCTGGCGGCCCAGCGCGCGGCGCTGGCAGCCTGGAGCGATCCCACGCACATGCGCTCGGGCGTCGCGACCACGGTGGCGCTGCGCGAGGCCTTGCGCCACGAGCTGAAGGCCCTGGCCGCGCCCGGCGGACCGCTGCAGGGCCTGCGCATCGCGCCTTCGGTGGCCAATTTCCTGTTCCTCGACATAGGCCGTCCCAACGGCCCCGTGACCGAGGCGCTGCTGCGGCGCGGCGTGATCATCAAGCCCTGGAAGGAGCCGGGTTTCGAGCATTTCCTGCGCGTCTCCATAGGCACCGAGCAGGACAACGCGCGCTTTGTCCAGGCCCTGCTCGTGGCGATGGCCGAGCCCGTCGCCGTCTGA
- a CDS encoding formimidoylglutamate deiminase translates to MTAPSLAPRTLFAADALLPAGWARNVLLSWDEKGRLTEVLTDVDLQSGEAGEAEDAIRAAGPVIPGMPNLHSHAFQRAFGGLTEFRGQAQDSFWSWRNLMYGFANRMTPEALEAIATWLYLEMLEAGYTSVCEFHYVHHDVGGKPYADDATLSLALLRAAEKTGIVMTLLPVLYQTSGFGGKPPREDQARFIRSTDNMLSLLQRLTPATQAQNAVLGLAPHSLRAVPPDSLKAAVAGLHAMLPQAPVHIHIAEQTQEVDDCLAWSGQRPVQWLMEHAPVDPRWCLIHATHMKPEEYASAARSGAVAGICPTTEANLGDGIFDMPLWLQHGGRWGVGSDSHATVNAAEELLMLEYSQRLHLRQRNVLGGGLQPQVATSMTLQAVAGGAQASGRVARGEVAGLVVGRQADFVVLNAEHVALAGLPADSAHASHVFASHRTSAIADVWVNGRLRVSQGRHNGHEAAKQAFTKARSQLLRAA, encoded by the coding sequence ATGACCGCACCCTCTCTCGCCCCACGTACCTTGTTTGCCGCAGATGCCTTGCTGCCCGCGGGCTGGGCGCGCAATGTCCTGCTGAGCTGGGATGAAAAAGGCCGCCTGACCGAGGTACTCACCGATGTGGATCTGCAAAGCGGCGAGGCTGGCGAGGCCGAGGATGCGATCCGTGCCGCAGGCCCTGTGATTCCCGGCATGCCCAATCTGCACTCGCACGCCTTCCAGCGCGCGTTCGGCGGGCTGACCGAGTTCCGCGGCCAGGCGCAGGACAGCTTCTGGAGCTGGCGCAATCTGATGTACGGCTTTGCCAACCGCATGACGCCCGAGGCGCTGGAAGCGATCGCGACCTGGCTGTATCTGGAGATGCTGGAGGCCGGCTATACCTCGGTCTGCGAGTTCCACTATGTGCACCACGATGTGGGCGGCAAGCCCTATGCCGACGACGCCACGCTGTCGCTGGCCCTGTTGCGCGCGGCCGAGAAGACCGGCATCGTCATGACGCTGCTGCCCGTGCTCTACCAGACCAGCGGCTTCGGCGGCAAGCCGCCGCGCGAGGATCAGGCCCGCTTCATCCGCAGCACGGACAATATGCTCTCTTTGTTGCAGCGCCTGACGCCCGCCACACAAGCGCAGAACGCTGTTCTGGGTCTGGCCCCGCACTCGCTGCGCGCCGTACCGCCCGACAGCCTGAAGGCCGCCGTGGCCGGTCTGCACGCCATGCTGCCCCAGGCGCCCGTGCACATCCATATTGCCGAACAGACCCAGGAGGTCGATGACTGCCTGGCCTGGAGCGGCCAGCGCCCCGTGCAATGGCTGATGGAGCATGCTCCCGTGGACCCGCGCTGGTGCCTGATCCACGCCACCCATATGAAGCCCGAGGAGTACGCGAGCGCCGCCAGGAGCGGCGCCGTGGCCGGCATCTGCCCCACGACCGAGGCCAATCTGGGCGACGGCATCTTCGACATGCCGCTGTGGCTGCAGCATGGCGGCCGCTGGGGCGTGGGCTCGGACAGCCACGCCACGGTGAACGCGGCCGAGGAACTGCTGATGCTGGAATACAGCCAGCGCCTGCACCTGCGCCAGCGCAATGTGCTGGGCGGCGGGCTGCAGCCTCAGGTGGCGACCTCCATGACGCTGCAGGCCGTGGCCGGCGGCGCCCAGGCCTCGGGCCGCGTGGCACGGGGTGAAGTGGCCGGCCTCGTCGTGGGTCGACAGGCCGACTTCGTCGTGCTGAACGCCGAGCATGTGGCGCTGGCCGGCCTGCCGGCCGACAGCGCCCATGCAAGCCATGTGTTTGCCAGCCATCGCACGTCGGCCATTGCCGACGTCTGGGTCAATGGCCGCCTGCGCGTGAGCCAGGGCCGGCACAATGGCCATGAAGCCGCCAAACAGGCCTTCACCAAGGCACGCAGCCAGTTGCTGCGGGCCGCCTGA
- the hutI gene encoding imidazolonepropionase gives MTQAAKPHTSADGRWLNLRLAPELFAADVPLADGQPACIVVQQGRIVWVGPQDQVPAVYAGLPAHDGGARLATPGLVDCHTHLVYGGERANEFAMRLAGATYEEVARAGGGIVSSVKATREASEEELIAQALPRLDQLLAEGVTAIEIKSGYGLSLEHERKQLRVARRLAELRGVTVRTTFLGAHALPPEYAGKPQGSQDYIDLVCRDIMPALAAEGLIDAVDVFCERIAFSLAETEQVFQAAQALGLPVKLHAEQLSNMEGAALAARYGALSCDHIEHLSENGIAAMRDAGTVAVLLPGAFYTLRDTKLPPIDGLRAAKVPMAVSTDHNPGTSPALSLLLMANMACTLFRLTVPEALAGITRHAALALGLQHEQGLIAAGRPANFVLWPVRHAAELAYWFGYKPDCTVVRQGRIARTGG, from the coding sequence ATGACGCAAGCCGCAAAGCCTCACACTTCCGCCGACGGGCGCTGGCTCAATCTGCGTCTGGCGCCCGAGTTGTTCGCGGCCGATGTGCCGCTGGCCGATGGGCAGCCGGCCTGCATCGTGGTGCAGCAGGGCCGCATCGTCTGGGTGGGTCCGCAGGACCAGGTTCCCGCCGTCTACGCCGGCCTGCCCGCCCATGACGGCGGCGCACGCCTGGCCACGCCGGGCCTCGTCGACTGCCATACCCACCTGGTCTATGGCGGCGAGCGCGCCAACGAATTCGCCATGCGCCTGGCCGGCGCCACTTACGAGGAAGTGGCCAGGGCCGGCGGCGGCATCGTCTCCAGCGTCAAGGCCACGCGCGAAGCTTCCGAGGAAGAGCTGATCGCCCAGGCCTTGCCGCGCCTGGATCAGCTGCTGGCCGAGGGCGTGACCGCCATCGAGATCAAATCGGGCTACGGCCTGTCACTGGAGCACGAGCGCAAGCAGCTGCGCGTGGCGCGCCGCCTCGCCGAGCTGCGCGGCGTGACCGTGCGCACCACCTTTCTCGGCGCCCATGCGCTGCCGCCCGAGTACGCGGGCAAACCTCAAGGAAGCCAGGACTACATCGACCTAGTCTGCCGCGACATCATGCCCGCGCTGGCTGCCGAAGGCCTGATCGACGCCGTGGACGTGTTCTGCGAGCGCATCGCGTTTTCGCTGGCCGAGACCGAACAGGTCTTTCAGGCCGCACAGGCGCTGGGCTTGCCCGTGAAGCTGCATGCCGAGCAGCTGTCGAACATGGAAGGCGCGGCGCTGGCCGCGCGCTATGGCGCTCTGTCCTGCGACCATATCGAGCATCTGTCCGAGAACGGCATCGCCGCCATGCGGGATGCGGGCACCGTGGCCGTGCTGCTGCCCGGCGCCTTCTACACGCTGCGCGACACAAAGCTGCCGCCTATCGACGGTTTGAGGGCCGCCAAGGTCCCCATGGCCGTTTCCACGGATCACAATCCAGGTACCTCCCCGGCTCTGAGCCTGCTGCTCATGGCCAATATGGCTTGCACGCTGTTCAGGCTCACGGTGCCCGAGGCCCTGGCCGGCATTACCCGCCATGCGGCGCTGGCCCTGGGCCTGCAGCACGAGCAGGGCCTGATCGCCGCGGGCCGGCCTGCCAACTTCGTGCTGTGGCCGGTGCGCCATGCGGCCGAGCTGGCCTACTGGTTCGGCTACAAGCCCGATTGCACCGTGGTGCGCCAGGGCCGGATCGCCCGGACCGGCGGCTGA